In the Calonectris borealis chromosome 11, bCalBor7.hap1.2, whole genome shotgun sequence genome, one interval contains:
- the SNAPC5 gene encoding snRNA-activating protein complex subunit 5, with translation MLSRLQELRKEEETLLRVKAALHDQLTRLKVEELALQSMIRSREENVTASSSAIAEETEKTLGQMDNEAAINQTELHLSLQDHEEEEEEEEEESDS, from the exons ATGCTGAGCCGCCTGCAGGAGCTGCGCAAGGAGGAGGAGACGCTGCTGCGGGTGAAGGCGGCGCTGCACGACCAGCTCACCCGCCTCAAG GTGGAAGAGCTGGCACTGCAGTCTATGATCAGGTCCAGAGAGGAGAACGTAACGGCCTCTTCGTCGGCTATTGCAGAGGAGACTGAAAAG ACTCTTGGGCAGATGGACAACGAGGCTGCTATCAATCAAACTGAATTACACCTAAGTCTTCAAGAtcatgaagaggaggaggaggaagaggaggaggaatctgattcttga